ACCCTCCATATGGTGCGAAGCCACCATTAACTTCTGATGGAAAGgtatttgaaaacaatcaaaatactTATTAGCCTTAAAAGTCCAACCAGTAGGATCATTACCACTAAAATGTGGAAAATCCAATTTAACACTTCTGTGAAAACTACCTCTGTCATCCTAATTCCTGAGTTCATGAGAGACATCTCTATCTTTACGAGTATTAACATTCATAGCATCAGCCAAAGATTTCAATAGTTCAGAAACTTGATCTAACCTTTCTGTTATACCAGAAATTGCTTGTTGATGATGCTCCAATTGTTTCCGCATGATTTCTTGCTGCCGTTGAGAATCTTCAATCTGACCTTTCAATGCTGCGCGTGTGCCCTCCACCATTAGAATCACGGTTGCAAGGATCGACTActactgataccacttgtaagaTTCTCTTAAGAATCTACTGCAACTTTAACTTTTTACTAACAACTCAATCAACACTAGAAGAGATAATCGGATCAAGAAGGAAAACTATCAAGATTCCATTATGAACTTGCAGAGAATCTTCGAGGGATTCTCAACCTCCAAACACAATTCTTCCAAATGATCAATCAATAGTCCAAAAACTCCCCCAGCACTGCTTATATACAAGCAGACTGAGAAGAAGAAACACAAAACGCTAACAACAAAAGATAAAACGCAACTCTAAAAGGCTACAACAATCAAAACGCCTCGTTTCATTAAACTTCCTTCATAAAACGCAGCTACATGCACTTCAAACGACATCTCCCATTAAACCTCAAAACTTCCCGTTTCATTAAAGACTTCATTCTGTTAAAACCGTTATTACTCCCTCCAACTCCTCCTGCACACAACTCCTTCAGCCTTCATAAGGATACTGCAGATCTTCAAGGCCTTCACAAGGCACCCGTGACAAATTAATGGTTACAGATCGATTATTTGTGATTATGGGTCATggtattaaatttaaattttttacgcATGCATATTAATaggaaatgataaattttagGAAGATGAAGTATTTTAGGCCATTGAGAGCATTCTCATTTGGTTccctaaattttttcctaaattttagttaaaaggacactccctataattttatcctaaattttactcatgtTCAGAAAACCTTATCTCATTCCCtataatttctctattctattaaaataatattattctactatttttttatatttttttctctcacttccattttcatttttaaccaCTAATTACTCTTTCgtcttattcttttcttttcaaatatcatattttataaatacttatacgatttttttcatgtatacaatattatttttcaattcaacattggtattaaaaataataattttttttaatatatacatttTCCAACgtgatagtattttttaatattattttgtccaTATATACttgagtaatatttaatttgcatttgtctaacgataacatttttttcattttcatataacggtaatatttttttcagtttctctAACGATAAACCTATCCACGTAttgatgataaatttttttgtaaaatagtataacggtaacattttgaaTTCCTGCCTCTAACGGTAACATGCTTTGTCATTTATCCAAcagtaactttttttattttttctccaacggtaactttttttgtcttttctccaaCAGTAACATTTTCTATCTTATatgtaacggtaactttttcCTCTATAAATTCGCCTTCTGCTAAAAACCCAAGTCTCATCTCCAACTCCCTTCATCAAATGGCTTGTTCTTTCTTTCGCAAATTTCTCACATATTTGTCATCTGATGATGAGTTGGATATTGTTCTTAATGCCGAGACTGATGGAGAGTCATCGAGATATCGTGGCAATTGCCAACATCAGAAGTTTATTCAacgtgatcatattcaagggcatgagCGCCTTTTTCTCGATTATTTTGCAGAAAATTCTGTATGTCCCTCCAATCTATTTTGAATGAGATTTCAAATGAGTTGTCCTCTATTTCTCTGTATTCTAAATGAGGTAGAGGCTTACGAGCCCTACTTCATTCAGAGAAGAGATAATACCGGAAGACTTGGTTTctcttctatgcaaaagataactGTAGCATTTAGAATGCTGGCGTATGGGGTTACTGgatattttatggatgaatacatacgtATTAGAGAAAGCATCGCAATTGAGAGCCTCAAAAAATTCTATAAGACAATCGTAACtgttttttcagatgaatatttgtggtctccaaatgccaatgatattgctcgatTGCTTGCGGTTGATGAACAACGGGAATTCCCAAAAATGCTAGGAAGCATTGATTGCGTgcattggaagtggaaaaattgtCTCGCTGCCTGGAAAGGTATGTACCCCGGCCATATCcatgaaccaactattattttagaagcagttgttttatatgatctttggatatggtatgcattttttggtatgcTCGATTCACATAACGATATTAATGTGTTAaagagatattttattttcacggAATTTGCCCAAGGGCGTGCTCCTCGagtcaattacacaatcaatgaCAACGACTACACTATGGGGTACTATCTTGCCGATGGTATTTATCTTAAGTGGTCAATGTTTGTGAAGACGATTCCATCACCTTAAGgtaataagaagaaaaactttgccAGAGCACAAGAAtccgaaagaaaaaatattaagcgCGCCTTCGGGGTACTTCAACAACGATTTGTAATTGTTTGTGGACCTTCCCGATTTTTTAAAGTCAATGagctaacaaatataatgaaaacatgTATTATTTTACATAACATGATCATTGAGGACAAGCGTGATGATAGTCAGGGTTCGAATATGGAGTATGATCAAGTTGATGATGATATTCCAAAACTGTCGTGCAATCCAACAAACGAATTTATCAACTTCATTCAGAGCCATCATGAAATTAGAGGCAGCTTGGCACATCATCAACTAGAAGTAGATTTAATTGAACATCAATGACAGATTTATTCCCAACAATAGAAGAGAAGGTTTTGTTGGATTCTCTATCTTCTCATTAGTAGCAACCATGTATTCCTGTTTCCAcaattttcattccaaaaaacatgttttcttCAAGAACATGCTGATTTTTactgtaatattttcattatctgtaACAGTTTAAAGATTTGTAATGTCAAGCTGTAATCAACCAACATCTATCCATGTTAGAGTCAAATTCAACCACCACATTTTTCTATCTTCTCAATAAATACTTGCTaacgtacaaattataaaatacaacaaaCGTGCCAAAGTCCTTCAAAAAAACCATCAACATCAGTCTCAACAGTCAAGCAAGTTATACTAGTGTGCCAAGCATAAAATACAAATGTCCGAAtactaaataaaagaaataagttACGAAAAAGATGTAGCCTAAATTCTCTGATGCATTGCGTCTCACAAATATCTCCCTTTGAAGTTGCTGGAAATATATTCGCTGAACTACAGGTAACGTACTCACATCGAGCAACATTATggctcatctctctctcccatcgGGCAGTTTCCAGTTTCTCTACCTCCAACCTCAGTCTCTCGTCCTCTTGCAAACTTTTATTTCCCCCTCTCTCGATCATATGCCATCTTCTCGACCTTGAGTCGAAAAAATTCTTTCTCCTGAGCATGTGAGTCTTCTAGGAGAGTATACTTACGCTTGCTCAGCTCCACAAGCTCATCTGATGCCCTACCTTGGGCCTTACATTTTCCTTTCTCAGATTTTCTTCCATTTGGCCTATCCAATtcgatgacatcattattcaccAAATTCTCAGCCTTTGTACCACCAACTGAATCCATAGGTGAATTAGGTGCAACTGTTGAGGTACGCGAATATGTCGGGGACATCGTCGACCTTCACTTCATCTCATCCTTTGTGCAATGCTGATTCCATTTCAGCTGCTCCTTTAACAGCTGATAACAATGCTCGAACTGAAAAGACATTTTCTCAAGCGATTGGTACATGACCTTCGCTTTGTCAAATTTCCAATTCAAgcataaaatcaaataattaaccacccattaaaaaaaaaaagaaaaataacgcataaatatcataattaagtgctggaaataataaaaaagtggatGCTTATACCTTGTCTTGGTCAGtcatgccactttgattcaACCCTTCAACTTGGGCGAGTTTAGCACAAAATCTGCTCGTCACCTTTTGAATGGCAGACCACTGATGTATTAAGCAACACTCCGCTCATTTGTACTTTGTTTATAGTCATTGAACTATTGACTAACTTTTTTCTAAAGTTGGGTGTGTTTTTGTTCTGTTCCTTGGATTGCATCAATGCTACTATTCAACCATACAGAGACAAGTAACTTATCTTCTTCGGGGGTGAAGTTTGCACTCCTGGCTGATTTTGTTTTAGAGGGAGCCTCTACATGGGGTGGGGGTGGAAAGTCATCCAAAGTCACTAGAGATTGTTCACCTTGACCACCATAAATGTAGTCAATTTCAGGCTCCTGAGTCAGGAGGTTGGTGAAGAATATattttcatgctcttgtgaATTCATCTCTAAAAAGTTGTAAACATAGAAATGTGGTACACATGTTAGACAATTAAGAACAATATTTGCAAGTGATTTTGGTAGCCAACTCAAGAATCCTATGGTAACATATGACCACACTTGGTACCCTCCCAAGCATGGCTGTAAGAACCGGTTGCGACTATTTATTAGCCATCCAGGTTACCATGCCATGGAAGTGTGTGCCAAAGTGCCACTTCACCCTTTTCAGATTTTCTCATCATCACATCCGAGGGGTTAAGTCAACTTAAACTCAATAACAAAATCAGtttgcaaaatagaaaataaaagcatTCTCGTCTGCTTCCTTAAACATTTGTGTGTTTTAATTGTGGCTCAAAATGGTTTACAGAATTTATATCATGTGTGAGACATGAGCCCAACATCAAATGGCTGCAAAACCTTACCTAAACCCTAGTTGCCTTTTGCGAAAACTATCACAAACTACAATATGGTCATCCGGGTGAGGATTACCAGGCCATCTAGATGGGGCCCCACTAAGACTTATGAATTAACCCCCACTAACACCATCATCATAGCCTAACAGTAGACATGCACCCCCTTCCCACgagaaataattattcatcagtAGTTAGAAAGTAGTATGCAAAATGaataagaacataaaaacagaAGTTAGAAAGTAGTTCATTTAGTCCAAACTAGGTACTTCAAACCAACAGCAGCTCAGTCCATGGGAACAATAAACAAAATACCACCAAATCAATTAATAGCAAGGTAATATCAATTTGCTCAAACCAACAAACGCATGCATCAAACAAGTCCAAACTGTTCAATTCCATTACATTCTACAATGGCAGATTCAGTGTGCCTTGAATCATATAAAGATCAAACATGcatacaaccaacaaaatacCACAATAACATAGATATAATTTGCCGAAAGAACAAACAATTTCCACAATCCAATTGGTGCAATGTCTCAAATTCAACCAAGGACTAAATCATACAAAGTGAGGtttaagaagaacaacaaaaaccaataatccaaaTCCAAACATAGATGCCCAAATTTATGttcacaataataatattgagtGCCCAAATACAAGAAGTCCAAACTGAGCACAAGTCCAACATCCACCCATGGCAGATTCAGATTTCAGTGTGACCTAAATCATACAAAAAGCCAACATGCAAAAAATACTCGAAATTGCTCAAAGAACAAACAATTCCCTCAAACATATAAGAGCAATGTCTCAGATTCACCCATGGAAGATACATGCATTGAGTGTACCGTGAATGATACATAGATCCATTATCCATTCAAACCCTAGTGTGCAAAATAAAATGCAGGGTTCTCAAATTTCAGTGGCCAAGCAGATCGATTGATACATACAACCAAGAAGTCGAAAAAGGTACCACAAATGAAAACCATGGCACATGCATGAAAGTTGCTATGAATATGGGTCACGGATCCATGAATATTCAAACCCTAGAGCACTAATTTAAATCTGGGGTTCTCGAATTTCAGTGGCCAAAGTGACAAATATAATTCCATTTAAACTCGAAAATGTATCAGATTCAGCCATGGGAGAGAGGCTTAGTGTGTTCGATTTGTGCGAGAGAGGACAGAGTCCATCCATTGAGAGAAGAAGAGTGAACATGCGAGAGAGAAAAGATAACTTACATATAAACGGTGCGAGAAGAGAATATAAGCTACCGTCAATGGTGGCAAATGGTGCGAGAAAGGGCCTCCAAGAACGAGGGCAATCAAGAGTGGAAGAGAGGAACATGCGGGACCAACATCAAGAAATGAAAGGGATGGTCGATTGGGGATGTACAGTGGTTCTCTAAATATGGGGAACGACTGTTGATATGAACATCAACTGTAGCTCCCCTAAATGAAATCCCTAATTTAGGGAATGGGATAGAAGAGAGTTTTTCAGCTTCCCCcaaaattttttcctaaattttagagataacaGTAGTTTAGGCATCCGAATGAGAATGCTCTGAGACGAATTTTTAGTATTATGGGCTTGCATGAGATTATGAGGTTATGTAAATTATGAATTTAGGTGTTCCAGGTATATGATTAATATGTTACATCAGGTTTGGCGAGTTTGaggttaattaatatatgtacaGGTCAGTTTTACGGGCTTAAGGTTGAAAGAAAGGTTGTCAccattatcttattttactagtTGGTATTTAGGTCAAGTTTGTTTTTAGGAAACTTCTtgattcatcttatctaatcattataacttttctaaattttcatacaaaataaaataaataatttaactttttcaaattctaaaataaaaataatattaaaaaatatatattctaataatattttatttaattttttaactttaattttaactcatctcatctcatctatgaaaacaaacgagtcctaaGAATTTAAGGGTATTATGATCTTAGGGCtgataacaaaagaaaagggaCGGGTAAGGACTTGGCGTGATGTCATGGGTTGGATAATTGAGTATTTAAGTCAACTAGGAATTATTTGAGAACGTATTACAAGTCTGTCATGAGTGGCCGCCTCGTTTGTTTCCATAACtcttctcaatttatcttattgcatcttatcttatctaatctaattattatactttttttaaattttcatataaaataaaataaataatttaatttttaattttaattttaagttatctTATTCcaactgtaaaaataaatgagacatAAGTgaaattttaagtcttttttatTTGTGGTAGCTCAAGAAGTTAACTTGACATGAGAATATGTTAGATGTATGTGTCAAGTGACGTAATTTGATCTGACTGCATGAATGTTATTTTCTGCATAATGGTAGTTTTTGCATAAAGCTTGAGATAAGTGATTGTGTTTAGAATAATTACAGCTTTATTACTTTTCTATTatctttctattatatatatatatattttttaaatttttaaacttgaGGTAAGTGATTATGTTTATAATAATGATAGCTTTACTATTCTTTTACTacacttctattttttttaatttttaactttttttaatttttcttatatttaatggctaagaaagtgactattagtgaaattgtatattttttaaattttttcttaataattaaatatattaaaaaaatacttaaaagaaaataaaagaaaaacaaatatactAAGAGTGGTAAAGTGATGGTAAAAATGTTATAAGTCTATCATTACCTGTAATGATATGTGTGTATAGACTTTTCTTTAACTGTCCCTTTTATATTTACCCTTATTATTACATGTGATGCATGAATGGAATGGATTgtatgttctatatatatatatatatatatatatatatatatatatatatatattatataatgaaggATAAGGAAATGAAGGgctaaataaaaaggaaatcaaACGGATTGAAATGCATGTTTGACTGTTTGAGGAAAGGGGCCATGATAGTGAAGGTCCACGAGGCTAAGGGGCGGACTGCAAAGCAAGAATGCACCACTGGTAGTGCACCTAATGATGTCCATTCCTAAGGAAGTTAGGTTCTTATCCACTATCCATGAAACGaaccgctaaccctaacacaagATTTACAGTGTGTACCAACCAAAAGGTTAAAGTGGAAAGACTATAAAGGCACGACTGAGACTGAATGTGATTGCATGACCAAACTATATGTCTGTAACGATCTGGTCCAATAATAATTCTTAGGAGAATCTTATTGGGCCAATAATTAGATTTAAAGCCCATTAATAGTTATGGACCAAGTGAGCCCTATTAAAATAGTAATTGGCCCTATAAATCCTTTATAAAGCTCAATGATATTTATTAGACAATTGGGCACATATCGGAGTCAAGACCAGACTcgttaaaattattggatttttagcCCATAAAATGAACCCTTAGGCCCAATGCCATTTTCTCTGTAACTCTAAATCATGCAATTCTTCACTTTCCATTAGATTCACGTGCCAATAGAATTATCTCCCAATGGGATTATAATTCTACGATCCTTGTCACCCTAAATTTCTAAATCCAACTAccttttatacatatatatatatatatatatacacgtgtcTTTCCAACCAGTTTGCATCCACTATTTTTCTCCCTTACAAAACTAGGGTTGCCTCAAGTCAACTTTATTTTCTCAACAAGCCCCTGATCTCATGCACGTTGTCAGTGTCTCTCTCTTCAGGCCACACGTTGCACACCCAAAATCGTAAGCCACTTTCATTTTCAGTGAGAGCCAAAACAACCACCAAATGAGTTCACGCAACGTAGCTACACCGCAAGTCAACAACGCCGAAAACCAACCAACCCCGTGTGCGTGCAGCCCTGCACCGAGAACCACCAAGCTTTGCACCGTCCAAAACTCAACCCTCTTCCTCCACACACAATCGACGCAACCCATGCATGAACGCCCCCTGTTTTACAatacaaaaacagagcaacGTTGCCCAAACCAAGTGCAAGCCGGCTGCACGTCTCCCCCTGCACAGAAAGTGCCGACCACCGTGTGGGTGGCCTCCGTGTCTCAACAGGTTGTTGTTGTTCCATGGTTGCACTGAAGGATCAAACGACGCTGTCACCTGCTTCCAAGACTCACTCCGTGAAGCCGAAAATGAGTTGCCCCGCCAGCCATGACACCCAACTCCACGGGCCACCAGTCACAGCGCCTCATTGCTGGAAGAATATGATCACAACTCCACCCATAGTCACGGCCAATCCTTGTCTCGGTGAATCTCTacacctccctctctctccctctctctctctctctctctccagagATAGCATAGGCACTATTACGGCGTTGGTATAGTAAACTGTTATGGGTCAAGAAAGTTAAATGGGCCATGGGTTGGATTTTTGTTATAGGTTTAATGTGGCATATAGAATTAAGAGAGTTTGGCCCACgaaatattagactatttttagggttaaaatgataattttagatttttaggaaaCAAAggttaatttagtattttatgcttaaatatcaaaatatgtgtttaattagaaattgaCGTAAATTAAGTGACTATTTTATAGATGATCAATTTCGTActgaaaatattggattagataagtagcttgatcataaaattAGTATTAACACATGttaactagttatatatatatatatatatatatattatatattattattattaaagtcagttCTTTGGAAGCTAATATTTATTTGCCACACATGTCATGACATTTGCAAGCACGTTGTTCATCGTGTTTCATTTCGCATaatatagttatgtatgtattatgcatctcatgcatCTTACATTACATAAGACACGTAAACTTTCATgagatcaagtgtaagataagttaaGAACATTCAATAAGATGGTCATTCTGATGCATGGTATCATGCGATTTACGGATAGATATGTAAGCCACGAACCTAAGCATGGTctaccatagtatgctagaatactattagcgGACCCTTTTGCAGCAGTAGGATGTGGGATAGGTGCCCAACCTCGTACACAAGGTTAAGTATGTTTGCCAGTATGATAAGTATAATAAgtatgataagtaagataagtcATGCATATTATAAACATACGTATGAATGATCATGTTCTTAAATTCTCAGTATGAAATGTTTTACGAAAAAACttatgttatgtttacgttatgatgagtttcttactgagttattgactcattttagtttgttttatgtttttaaactaccccaggtcagaatatttatgaaagtaGAGCTGTAGGACGAGACTTGGTCCATGGAGGTTTGACAGTGGCCTAAATCATGTACatagattttaagttatgattttttatagcacacacttcaaaaattttaataaatgttcaCACGTATTCTCTCTTATGATCTTAGTAATTTTaataaagagttattttatttattatatagaatcTTTGTATCTTGCacaattataagaaaatattttaaagttaagtttagtagtagcacactgatTCTaaggaaatttcaagaaaaaatgatgTTATTCTTAATCATgggggagcggggtgttacaatgacTGAGACCTTAAGAAATCAAGGGGAatacatgtatacatattaATGTGACTCTGAATGTTATTGCATGACTGAAAACTtgagtttttatatatttacattatGAAGTAGTTcttactgagtatttgactaatttttagcttaatttttagattttttaaaatgcttCCGCAAACtttcttttaaatcttgaagtatgatttatttttatgaaatgaagtctCTTATACCCGGTACTGCgtcaagaataaattttttaaaagcaagTAGCATTTTAGTCTCTCTATTTTCTAAAACAAGCATTATTGTTAAATCTAAAGGAATGGCATGTGTTGCATGTTGTATTGTTTGTAGTCAATTAACTGGTAGTAAGTAATTGTGTAACGCttccaaattctgcttgggattaGACGGATTTTGAAGTGTCaaaacatgcaacacaaggttacttgcccctaCTCATGACAATTAAGTATGCAATGCACTTAGCATAAATCtaacaatatgtaatatttgcagcatatattttttttctttaagtaatAAGATGCACCTAATGCGTTATATCCCAAACatgaaacatattcaataaattgAAGATAATAGATGTTTAAGTTACAGCATAAGTCCAAAATATATGTAACTATAATAGTACTGGAGGCAGATCTCCTTAAGTACATGTAGAAGTTAAGGTGACTACTAGGCTAATCCATCAAGTAGTTTGCGAAACTCACTCAAGGACGCCataatactatcaataaaatGGAGCATTGAAGTGATAAGCTATGCGtcatgttgttgttgttgtctaATCGACCGTTTCTAATTGGTCATCCTCCGTTGCGCCTTGTGATCCTGGTACATGATCTACCATTCTGGAGGGAATAGTAGTTGGAACTAtgaagtgagatttgattacaaatctcaacatgttaacaaacaacttaaactgacagtttaaagatgcatgcatgacggtaaaaacatgaatgcaaaacataaacatgAGTAACTTAACGTGACTTGACAAATGGTATGACATGTactaacatgacttgaactgacATGAAATGAACAGAACCGGCATGAACTTACAATTGAATGTGACATAGTGTGGCTTGAACTTAAACATGAAATAACGTGAACTGagactgaacatgaacttgaactggACATGactgaaactgaacatgaacttcaaatcttattcaataaaaacttaattaataaacGTGAATTTTGGCTGCTACACAGGTCCTTAAAGTCGTGTGCCCTTGCTGATATCCCATCACATCATAGGTATCTGCATCAGCTGTAAGTGCGTTAACATACGTATCAGTTCACTGGTATTTGCACCTACTATGAAAAACATAATGTACGTATCTCGTGACAGGTATTTTCACCCTCATGAGTATGTATAACACGAAATTGAAATATGGGTGACACCATCGGCATTGGTGCCTGGCTTCGTTCCGGTGACAAGTTACTTAGACTTCATTCGAAGCCTGTTGATAGTACTTTTTCAATGCAAGAAATTTCATACCAGTTTCAACACTCTAGCGAGAACAATAAagttccactaagatattaTGACATCCTAGCGTTTGAGGTCGTGACAAACATAAAAGACTTGACTAATGTGAAAATACTATTGTGAGACACTCTTTACTTGAGACATGACATGACGTGAAATGGAATGACTGATAACATgatataacataacgtgacatgtaCGTAAGATGAATAATATGGTATAACATGAAACAGataaacattttgtgacatgatgtaacatataacagataacttttcgtgacatgacataacatgtaacaaatgaaCATTTCGtgacataacataatgtgtaacaaataaaaatttcatgacatgacataatgtATAACAAACAAACATTTGATGATATAGTATAAtgtgtaacatatatatatttcgtgaGATAGcataatatgtaacagataaacatttcatgacatggcGTAGTATGccatatataaaaacataagaacATGAATAATTGTTCTCTTACCAACACGCATACACAATATATTGACAGCAAGTTAGAGACTAACTTATAGTGAGCGTATCATGATAAATAAAATGCACGAATTATTTGGAAACTATAAGGAGATATTTATAAACGTTAGAAACTCCTTACTAATAAACTTAGAAACATATAAACACTGAATTaaagtaaaatgaccatttacCCCTctacatgtaaaaaaatgatcattttactcctaatttaaggatttcacatcctgaCTCGaaaacttatcaaaatttacatttctcatataaattttgtcttaagtccaaatatctaattagaaaatttttaaaaataacacaacctTATGGAACAAGCATAGGCCGAAACGTGCAAAGTTctaaacttttgtttttttgttgcaaATCTTTCAAACCCTATCTTTCATGCTAAAACCGAAATATACAACATACAAAATCACATCCTATACttaaataatatactaaaacAGCCAAAAAAGTTATATCATAAAAACACAAACTTCCTTCATAttcaaaacttcaagtattttgACCCCAAAAAACAACCCTTGATGTTCATAGTCtatctcttttcaaaacaactcTAAGAACTCCCAAAAGTTCAACAACATACTCTCAATAtgttcataaaatattcttaaaaaatgtcATGC
This genomic interval from Juglans regia cultivar Chandler chromosome 3, Walnut 2.0, whole genome shotgun sequence contains the following:
- the LOC118348025 gene encoding uncharacterized protein LOC118348025: MACSFFRKFLTYLSSDDELDIVLNAETDGESSRYRGNCQHQKFIQRDHIQGHERLFLDYFAENSVEAYEPYFIQRRDNTGRLGFSSMQKITVAFRMLAYGVTGYFMDEYIRIRESIAIESLKKFYKTIEALIACIGSGKIVSLPGKRYFIFTEFAQGRAPRVNYTINDNDYTMGYYLADGIYLKWSMFVKTIPSP